Sequence from the Verrucomicrobiia bacterium genome:
AATCAAACAGTCCGCCGCTAATGTAATCATTCGCCTCCTCCCAGTTTTTTTACTTCATGAACGAAATCAGTAGCCTCCTGGAACCGCCGGTAAACGCTGGCAAACCGCACATAAGCGACCTCATCGATCTGGCGCAAGCCATCCATGACCATTTTGCCGATGACCTCGGCGGGCACCTCCCGTTCGTAGCGGTCCGTGACCTCGTTGACAATTCGCTCGGCCAGGTCCTCGATTATCTTGGGGCTGATTGGCCGTTTCTGGCAGGCCTTCCGGACCCCGGCCAGCAACTTCTCCTTCGAGAAGTCCTCGCGCCGGCCATCATGTTTGAGCACCACAAGACCCGCGCGCTCGACCTCTTCATACGTCGTAAACCGATAAGCACAGCCGAGACATTCACGCCGGCGCCGAATCGTGGCCCCCTCACGCGAGGCGCGCGAGTCGATTACTTTATCGTCCTGACAGCCGCATTTTGGGCAGCGCATAATCGGTGTTGCCACTGCTAATAGTGGCCGGCCATTATTAACATACTAAACCTTGGGGAGTCAAGCAGGGGACTGGCGAAAAGTTCTCGGAACGCCAATAACAAGGTCGGTTCCAAACCTTTGTAGGAGACGACGTCATGAGTCTCTGATCAAGATTGTCAGATGGCCGCCTTTGGTTCACGCGGAAGTTGCTGACCAGAGACTCCTTACGTCGTCTCCTACACTCAGGAATCGCGGTTCGTTGCTTTGACTTTGTCATTGGCCCCGAAAAGTTCTTGCAGCGTACGGGTAATGCCTCCGTGACTACGGGGCTGCCGGCTGAAGCCGGCGTTCCAGACGCGCGGAACGCCGCCTTTAGGCGGCAGCGCCCGCCGTCACTAACCGATTACGCGTACGGCGGAATTCATCTGTCTAAGGGCTGTACTTTGGATTATATTTTATTCTCATGAATGATAATGCAATTCCATGGTTATTTGGGCTGCTAACAGCGGGTTGGTTTGGCCTCATGGCTCAGAGGGCAGAACGCAATTGGGTCCTGTGGGTGTTGGCTGGAGGTTTTTTTGGCTTAGTCACGACCACCTTTGTGTTCGGTTTGGGCCATGCGGCTGCCATTCCGTTCTCTGATCACCAGAAGGGCGCGCTCCATATCGAATGGACCGTGTTAGCGGGGGTTCTCATCGCCGTGTTCGGCGGGCTCTTTACGATTGGGCTCCGGCGCAAAAACGGCGGCGCCGCCGCGACTGGCAAGGCCGACCCGCAGCTTTCGGAGGGGCCGCCGGCCAACGTGGGTGTCCCTGCGCAACCAGCGGCCAAGACATTAAAGCGCTGATTCGTTGCACTGCCGCCGCCTTTATTCCTAAGCGCTGGGCTTGCCTTTCGCAGGTTGCTGGTGAAAAATTCGGTTCCTATGGGACACGTCAAACTGCATATTCCGGGGCCGGTCGAGGTGAGCGAGAAGACATTTCGCGCCTTTTGCTCGCCGATGATCGGTCACCGCAGCCAGGGGTTCAAAGATTTATACGCCAGGATTCAGCCGCAGTTGCAGCAACTGCTATCAACCAAGCAATTGGTTTATATCAGCACTTCCTCGGCTTGGGGTGTTATGGAAGGGGCCATTCGAAACCTGGTCTCCAAGAAGGCGCTTAACTGCATGTGTGGCGCTTTTTCGGATAAATGGCTCGATGTCTCAAAACGGTGCGGCAAACAAGCCGAGGCGCTGCAAGTGCCGTGGGGCTCGCCCATCCGCGCCGAGGAGGTGGATAAGAAGCTGGCGAGCGGCCAATTCGACGCTCTGACCCTCATCCACAACGAGACCTCAACGGGCGTAATGAGCCCCCTGGCAGAAATCGCCGCACTCAAGAAGAAGTATCCGGAGGTGATGTTCATCGTCGATTCGGTCAGCTCGATGACAGCGGTGCCGCTGAAGTTCGACCAATTGGGAATCGATGTGCTTTTGGCCGGAACGCAAAAGGCCTTTGCGCTGCCGCCGGGGACCGCATTATTTGTTTGCTCTGCTGCAGCTTTGGCGAAGGCAAGCACCATGAAAGACCGCGGTTACTACTTCGATTTTGTCGAATTCCAGAAGAATGCGGAACAACACATGACGCCCAGCACGCCGAGCATCGGCCACGTCTTCGCGCTCGAATCGAAGCTGGGAGATATTTTTGCGGAGGGATTGGAGGCCCGTTACGCGCGGCACCAGCGCGCCAACCGGATGACGCGTGATTGGGCAACCCGGCACGGGTTCAATTTGTTCCCTGAAAAAGGATACGAATCCCTCACGCTGACCTGCGTCAATAACGGGGCCAAACCTGGCAGCCGGACGGTCGATGTGCCCAAGCTGCAGAAACTGGTCAAGGAGCAGGGCTTCCTGATTGATGGCGGCTACGGAAAGATCAAGGGGACGACCTTTAGGATTTCCAATATGGGCGACGAGACCGAATCGAGCATGGGCCGGTTGTTCGAGGCGATGGACAATGCGATGAAACAGTTGTGAACGCTTATTATGGAGACCAAATTCGCTCCTTATCGGAACCTGCTGAAGCGGAGCCGTCAAATCGCCTGGGTTTCAAGCGCCGCCGAGGCGCTGGCCTGGGACATCGAGACCTACATGCCGCCCAAGGCCTTGGATTTTCGCGCCGAGCAAATGGGCCATTTGAGCGGCCACACCCACCGGCTCTTTACCGCAAGAAAAACGGGCGACTGGATTGCGGCGTGCGAACAGAACGGTTTTGTTGCCGATTCCCCTGAGGCCGCTAATGTGCGGGAATGGCGCCGGCGCTATGACCGAGCCGCGAAATTGCCGGCGCGATTGGTCGAGAGGTTTCAGAAAACCTGCGCGCACGCGCGCGAGGCCTGGAAGAAAGCGCGGCAGGAGTCGAATTTTAAGATTTTCAAGCCGCACCTGAAGAAGGTGCTGGAACTGAGCCGGCAACGGGCCGATTACTGGGGCTTCCCGGAATCCCCCTACGACGCCCTGCTGGATGAATTTGAACCCGGCATGCGGGCCGGCCAGGCGCGCGCCTTGTTTGCCCAGTTGCGCCCCGCCATTACCTCGGTTCTCGGTGCCGCCCTTAAACGCTCGGCTTCAGTACCGGAAGATTTGCTCAAGGGCAACTATCCAACCACCGCCCAGCAGGCGCTCAACCGGCGCGCAGCCGAGGCCATCGGTTTCGACTTTTCCGCAGGGCGAATCGATACCACGACACATCCCTTTTGCACCACGCTGGGGCCCGGAGATTGCCGGCTGACCACCCGCTATAACGAGCAGAACTTTACCCAGTCCTTTTATGGCGTGCTTCATGAAGCCGGCCATGGGCTCTACGAGCAAGGGTTGCCCACCGAACATTTCGGCACGCCGCTGGGCAGCGCGGCCTCTTTAGGCATTCACGAATCCCAATCGCGCCTGTGGGAAAACCACATCGGACGCCACCCGGATTTCTGGAAGCATTGGCATCCCATCGCCTGCGAGCACTTTCCCGAACTGAAGCGCATCCCTCCGGAACAACTGGCCGCAGCGGTCAACCGTGTCGCGCCTTCTTTTATCCGGGTCGAAGCCGATCAGGTCACTTACGACCTGCACATCATCCTGCGATTCGAAATTGAAGTGAAGATGATCGAGGGCCAGTTGCCCGTGGCCGATGTGCCGGCCTATTGGAACGAGGAATTCCAGAAGATGCTCGGGTTAAAAATCACCAGGGACTCTGACGGTTGCTTGCAGGACATCCACTGGAGCATGGGGAGTATCGGCTACTTCCCCACTTACACTTTAGGCAACCTCAATGCGGCCCAACTCATGCGCCGGGCGATGGCGGATAACCCAAACCTGGAATCCGCGCTTGCTCAGGGACAGTATCAAACGTTGCTGGCCTGGTTGCGCCAGAAGGTCCATCGTCATGGCCTGCGCTACCTGCCGCAGGAACTGATGCAGCAGGCCACGGGCGAAACCACCCAGACAGCCCATCACCTGGAGTACTTGCGCGCGAAATTCTTGTAGAAACGGGTAAGTGAGACGGAGTGATGCAGTATTGGCGTGATGGAGTGGTGGGAAACCCAATACTCCAGCACTCCGTTTTGAGATTCAGTCTTTCATCAGGCGGAAGGCGCAAACGATCAGTAGCAGCAGCGCAAAGCCGGCGATCGCAGCGGCCACGGACTCGACGATAACACCAGCCGTCCCCAAAATAACCCCAATGAACCCCATTCCGAACAGGACGTAATCCACGGGACCACGAGTGGTCGAATCAAAGTATTCTTCCATAATTACTCAGAATTTAGAACAAGGGCAGAGAAACGCAATGGAACAAACCCATGGAACGTAATCGGTTAGTGACGGCGGGCGCTGCCGCCTAAAGGCGGCGTTCCGCGCGTCCGGAACGCCGGCTTCAGCCGGCAGCCCCGTAGTCACTGAGGCATTACCATGGAACCAACCCTTGCTCCCCCTGGTCTTGAGGCGTAAGTTGACATCGAAAGGGCGGTTTATGCTGCGAAAGACCAAAGAACTGCGACACGCCAAGCTGAGCGCGCGTGATGGGAAGATCGGGCATCTCGAAGACTTCTATTTCGACGACCAGACCTGGACCATGCGCTACCTGGCGGCAGATACCGGCGACTGGCTGCCTCAGCGCAAAGTGCTGATCTCGCCTTTTGCTGTAGCGGCCATCCACTTGGAGCGACATAAGGCCATCGAGGTCAATCTCACCAAAAAACAAATCAAGGACAGCCCCTCCATTGAAACCCATAAACCCGTTTCGCGGCAATTCGAGGCGGAGTACTTTCAGTATTATGGCTGGCCTTATTATTGGCCCGGACCATTACTTTGGGGACCGCTGGAAGCGCCGGGCGCTTTCATTCCATCGGCGTTTCCACCTGAACCGCACCCTCGCCAGGCGCCCGAGGGGCCGGATGCCCACTTGCGCAGTGTGTTCGAAATAATCGGGTTCAACGGCTACCAGGTCCAGGCACTCGACGAGGTATTCGGCCACATCGAGGAGTTTATCTTCGATGATCAGACCTGGTCGATTCGCTATCTGGTGGCTGATAGGCGCCATTGGCTGCCGGCAAAACGCGCGCTCCTGGCGCCTCAGTGGATTTCCTGGGTGAGTTGGCCTGAAGCAAGGGTCTATATCGATCTGGATAAGGAAACTGTCCGGCGCGCCCCGGAATATGAGCCCTCCAAACCGATTACGCGCGAATACGAAGAGAAGCTCTTCACCCATTACACCCGCCAGCCCTATTGGGAGATGCAAGGCGCTTCAAAAAGCTCCCAGGAAAAGCAGAAAGCGGAAAGAGGAAATTTCTAAAGGGGGCATGTTTTGAAAGTGGTCGGCTCTCCCGTCGTTCTCCTCGAAACCCCCGGAAAACCGAGGACGAATAGCGGCAGTTTCACTTCTGCTTTCCGCTTTCTGCTTTAACCAATGAGGCATCATTCCCATCCTCATTGACATCCCAAGCAGCTTTAAGAACACTGCGCGTCTTATGGCTGAACCCAAGACGGGCGAGTTGATGGAGAAAATCGTTTCGCTTTGCAAGCGGCGGGGTTTCATTTTCCAATCCTCAGAAATCTACGGTGGTTTGAACGGGTTCTGGGATTACGGCCCGCTTGGGGCCGAGCTTAAGCGCAACATCAAAGAGTGCTGGTGGCGCCAGATGAGCCAATTGCGCGACGATGTGGTGGGCCTGGAGGCTTCGATTATCATGCACCCCCGCATTTGGGAGGCCAGCGGCCACACCAGCACCTTTAGCGATTTAATGGTCGATTGTCTCCTGACCCAAAAGCGGTTCCGGGCCGACCAAATCGAGCCACAAAGCGGCGTAGCGTGGTTTTATTCCGGCGCCACCGATGGGGCCAAAGATTGCAAGGAGCACTTCTCGGTGCTGGTCGCCAAGGGCAAACCGGTCGAAAGCGCCCGCCGGGCGGCGGCAACGTTTTACCGCCAGCGCGGTCTGCAGGAACCCGTCCTGGCGGGCGAACGCTCCGAGCTGGTGCAGAACTCGACGCGCTACAATCCCGAGAACGGCAGCCTGCTGACTGAACCTCGCGCCTTTAACCTGATGCTCAAGACCTATGTCGGCCCAGTCGAGAGCGAGGATAACAAATCCTACCTTCGGCCCGAGACGGCCCAGGCCATTTTTGTTCAATTCAAGAACGTGCTGGAAGTATCGAGGCAGCGGGTGCCCTTTGGGATATGCCAGGTCGGCAAGGCCTTTCGCAATGAAATCAATCCGCGTAACTTCACCTTCCGCTCGCGCGAATTCGAGCAGATGGAACTCGAGTTTTTCATCAAGCCTGACGAGGCAATCGAAGCCATTTGCGGGAGCGTCGCCCAATCGAGCGGCCCGGGCCATCCGGGCGAACCGCAACCCAACTGGGGCTGGCAGCTTTGGCACCAATACTGGGTCGAGGAGCGCCTTCGGTTTTATGAAAGTATCGGCCTGCCCCGCAGGTCGCTGGTCGAGTATTGGCAAAAACCGCAGGAACTGGCTCATTATGCCCGTGCGACGGTCGATATTCTCTTCAAATTCCCGTTCAGCAAACGGGACGAAAGCGGCGAACTGACGGGTGAGGAGCTGGAAGGAGTGGCCGCGCGCGGGGATTTCGACCTCTCACAGCACCAGCGTTTTGCGGCCAAACCGATGAGCGTTTTCGATGAAGACCTCAAGATGGCCTGGCCTAAGCTGGCGGAGTCTAAAAAAGCCGAGCTGTCGCAACGCTATGGCCAAGGGCGCAGAAAGTATCTGGTAAAAATGGGCGAGACGGAAGAACGCGCCGAGGTGCAGGCGCGCGAGGATGCCGAATCTCTCGGAAAGGGCTACTATATACCCCACGTTATCGAGCCTTCGGCGGGCGTGGATCGGCTGGCCCTGGCGCTCATTTGCAATGCCTATACCGAAGACCAGGCTCCGGACGAAAAGGGCAAGCTCGAAGCGCGCGTGGTCATGAAATTTCACCCCCGAATTGCACCCATCAAAGTCGCCGTGTTCCCGCTGCTCAAGAACAAACCCGACCTGGTCAAAAAGGCAAAAGAGGTCCGTGACTTGTTGCGCCCGCACATGTCGGTCTTTTATGATGAAGCGGGCGCAATTGGCCGCCGGTACCGGCGGCAGGATGAGGCGGGGACCCCCTTTGGCGTGACGATTGATTTCGAGACTCTGGGAGAACAAGGGCCGGCGCTCACCGACACAGTAACCCTGCGCGAACGCGACAGCATGAAACAGGAGCGGGTCAAGATTGCGGCTCTCCCGGCCCTCCTGGTGGAGAAGGTTCGTTGAAAGAGGCTGCTCAGACCACGACCCAGACAAAAGGCGGGCCAGTTCCAGAGGAGTCTTCAACATGCGCTACAACCGTAAGCTGCCGAGGATTCTCCCTCTCCCCTTCGGAAGGGGAGAGGGTCGGGGAGAGGGGTCCCTCTGTGTGTAGTCCATCCCACGGTCCTCCCAGTCAGAAGCGGGCGCCCACGCTCTATGCCATCATCGCGATCAAGCTGCTCAAGGGATTACTCTTCGTTCTCCTGGCTATCACCGCTTACACGCTCTCGGATAACGATCTGCCGGCCGAATACAGGAATCTTCTGTTGCATCTGAAGCTGAACCCGGAACGGAAGTTCTGGGCCGATTTGGCTGTTCAAGTAGGAAGTCTCACGGAGCAGAAGGTCCTCTGGACGGCTGCCGGAACCCTGGTTTACAGCCTGTTCTCCCTGGTCGAAGGCGTCGGGTTGGTTTTTCGCGTAAGCTGGGCGGGTTGGATGGCCATTGGAGAATCGGCATTTTTTATTCCAATCGAGATTTACCGCCTGGTCAGTGATCACCGCAACCACAAAGCTCCGGTGATGCTGTTGGTGATTCTAGCCATTAATATCCTGATCGTCTGGTATCTATTCCAGAATCGCCAGCGCCTGTTCCGCCATCATCACCGGCAGTAAGGCACTTTCACAATCCTCCACATGAACTCTTCCAGTCGCCCGTTCAATATTTCCCGGCGTTCGTTTCTCAAGGCTTGCTCATTAACCGCCGCGGCCAGCGGCTTGCCGCTTTGGTTTGTGCAAGAGGAACTGTTGGCCGCTGACGCCCAGACCAAACCGCTTGCCGCCAACGACCGCCCCGGCATCGCCCTTGTCGGCTGCGGCGGCATGGGCCGCGGCGATGCCGGTAATGCCTCACGTTTCGGCGAGTTGCTGGCCGTGTGTGATGTGGATAAGAACCATGCCGAAGCGGCAAGCAAGCAGTTTGCCAAAAACGGCAAAGCGCCGGAAAAGTACAACGACTTTCGCAAGCTCATGGAGCGCCAGGATGTCCATGTGATTCTAACCTGTACCCCGGACCATTGGCATACGCTGGTCAATCTCGCCGCAGTCAAAGCGGGCAAGGACATTTATTCCGAGAAACCGCTCACCCTGACCATCGATGAAGGCAAACGGCTGGTTGAAGCCGTGCGCGAGCGAAAGACCGTGTTTCAGACCGGCACCCAGCAGCGCAGCGACCCCCGGTTCCGGCTGGCTTGCGAGTTGGTGCGCAATGGCCGGCTCGGCGCCCTCAAATCCATTACAGTCTGGCTCCCAGCAGGCTTGCGCGAAGGCCCCTTCAAGCCGGTCCCGGTCCCTTCCGAACTGAATTGGGATTTCTGGCTCGGCCAGGCCCCGAAAGTGGATTACATGCCGCAACGCTGTCACTTGTTCTTTCGGTATTGGTACGATTACTCCGGCGGGACCATGACCGACTGGGGCGCGCACCATAACGATATTGCCCGATGGGCTGTTGGGTTGGATGGGCCGGTCAGCGTTGAAGGCAGAG
This genomic interval carries:
- a CDS encoding PRC-barrel domain-containing protein: MLRKTKELRHAKLSARDGKIGHLEDFYFDDQTWTMRYLAADTGDWLPQRKVLISPFAVAAIHLERHKAIEVNLTKKQIKDSPSIETHKPVSRQFEAEYFQYYGWPYYWPGPLLWGPLEAPGAFIPSAFPPEPHPRQAPEGPDAHLRSVFEIIGFNGYQVQALDEVFGHIEEFIFDDQTWSIRYLVADRRHWLPAKRALLAPQWISWVSWPEARVYIDLDKETVRRAPEYEPSKPITREYEEKLFTHYTRQPYWEMQGASKSSQEKQKAERGNF
- a CDS encoding carboxypeptidase M32 — its product is METKFAPYRNLLKRSRQIAWVSSAAEALAWDIETYMPPKALDFRAEQMGHLSGHTHRLFTARKTGDWIAACEQNGFVADSPEAANVREWRRRYDRAAKLPARLVERFQKTCAHAREAWKKARQESNFKIFKPHLKKVLELSRQRADYWGFPESPYDALLDEFEPGMRAGQARALFAQLRPAITSVLGAALKRSASVPEDLLKGNYPTTAQQALNRRAAEAIGFDFSAGRIDTTTHPFCTTLGPGDCRLTTRYNEQNFTQSFYGVLHEAGHGLYEQGLPTEHFGTPLGSAASLGIHESQSRLWENHIGRHPDFWKHWHPIACEHFPELKRIPPEQLAAAVNRVAPSFIRVEADQVTYDLHIILRFEIEVKMIEGQLPVADVPAYWNEEFQKMLGLKITRDSDGCLQDIHWSMGSIGYFPTYTLGNLNAAQLMRRAMADNPNLESALAQGQYQTLLAWLRQKVHRHGLRYLPQELMQQATGETTQTAHHLEYLRAKFL
- the nrdR gene encoding transcriptional regulator NrdR → MATPIMRCPKCGCQDDKVIDSRASREGATIRRRRECLGCAYRFTTYEEVERAGLVVLKHDGRREDFSKEKLLAGVRKACQKRPISPKIIEDLAERIVNEVTDRYEREVPAEVIGKMVMDGLRQIDEVAYVRFASVYRRFQEATDFVHEVKKLGGGE
- a CDS encoding alanine--glyoxylate aminotransferase family protein, producing MGHVKLHIPGPVEVSEKTFRAFCSPMIGHRSQGFKDLYARIQPQLQQLLSTKQLVYISTSSAWGVMEGAIRNLVSKKALNCMCGAFSDKWLDVSKRCGKQAEALQVPWGSPIRAEEVDKKLASGQFDALTLIHNETSTGVMSPLAEIAALKKKYPEVMFIVDSVSSMTAVPLKFDQLGIDVLLAGTQKAFALPPGTALFVCSAAALAKASTMKDRGYYFDFVEFQKNAEQHMTPSTPSIGHVFALESKLGDIFAEGLEARYARHQRANRMTRDWATRHGFNLFPEKGYESLTLTCVNNGAKPGSRTVDVPKLQKLVKEQGFLIDGGYGKIKGTTFRISNMGDETESSMGRLFEAMDNAMKQL
- a CDS encoding Gfo/Idh/MocA family oxidoreductase encodes the protein MNSSSRPFNISRRSFLKACSLTAAASGLPLWFVQEELLAADAQTKPLAANDRPGIALVGCGGMGRGDAGNASRFGELLAVCDVDKNHAEAASKQFAKNGKAPEKYNDFRKLMERQDVHVILTCTPDHWHTLVNLAAVKAGKDIYSEKPLTLTIDEGKRLVEAVRERKTVFQTGTQQRSDPRFRLACELVRNGRLGALKSITVWLPAGLREGPFKPVPVPSELNWDFWLGQAPKVDYMPQRCHLFFRYWYDYSGGTMTDWGAHHNDIARWAVGLDGPVSVEGRALAQPIPGGYTAISEYDVQFTYANGVLQNARTTRADNIYGGVEDPAGQRNGIRFEGSSGWIWVNRGALRASDKALIETPLPESAHRLYKSDDHMGNFFQCVRSRKAPVADVEAGHRSVTMCHLGNIALRTGLKLTWDPARQEFTGPEAKQANAYLIREMRKPYDYGFVG
- a CDS encoding DUF2127 domain-containing protein; protein product: MCSPSHGPPSQKRAPTLYAIIAIKLLKGLLFVLLAITAYTLSDNDLPAEYRNLLLHLKLNPERKFWADLAVQVGSLTEQKVLWTAAGTLVYSLFSLVEGVGLVFRVSWAGWMAIGESAFFIPIEIYRLVSDHRNHKAPVMLLVILAINILIVWYLFQNRQRLFRHHHRQ
- a CDS encoding glycine--tRNA ligase, whose product is MAEPKTGELMEKIVSLCKRRGFIFQSSEIYGGLNGFWDYGPLGAELKRNIKECWWRQMSQLRDDVVGLEASIIMHPRIWEASGHTSTFSDLMVDCLLTQKRFRADQIEPQSGVAWFYSGATDGAKDCKEHFSVLVAKGKPVESARRAAATFYRQRGLQEPVLAGERSELVQNSTRYNPENGSLLTEPRAFNLMLKTYVGPVESEDNKSYLRPETAQAIFVQFKNVLEVSRQRVPFGICQVGKAFRNEINPRNFTFRSREFEQMELEFFIKPDEAIEAICGSVAQSSGPGHPGEPQPNWGWQLWHQYWVEERLRFYESIGLPRRSLVEYWQKPQELAHYARATVDILFKFPFSKRDESGELTGEELEGVAARGDFDLSQHQRFAAKPMSVFDEDLKMAWPKLAESKKAELSQRYGQGRRKYLVKMGETEERAEVQAREDAESLGKGYYIPHVIEPSAGVDRLALALICNAYTEDQAPDEKGKLEARVVMKFHPRIAPIKVAVFPLLKNKPDLVKKAKEVRDLLRPHMSVFYDEAGAIGRRYRRQDEAGTPFGVTIDFETLGEQGPALTDTVTLRERDSMKQERVKIAALPALLVEKVR